The genomic stretch AGATGGAACGCATTTAAGTGGAAATACACTAAGTGGATCGAAGTACTGATATTGAACTGCGCTTGCTGATCGAGGCGATCTATCTCAAGTACAGCTATGACTTTCGCGACTACTCCGGGGCTTCGGTCAAGCGCCGCGTGGCCCATGCCTTGCGCCAGTTCGACTGCAAGACCATCTCGGCCTTGCAGGAGCGGGTGTTGCACGATCCCACGGCATTCATGCAGTTGCTGCAGTTCCTGACCATCCCGGTCAGCGAGATGTTTCGTGACCCGTCGCACTTCCTGGCGATCCGCCGGGAAGTGGTGCCATTGCTCAAGACCTACCCCTCGATCAAGATCTGGATCGCGGGTTGCAGCACCGGGGAGGAGGTGTATTCCATGGCGATTCTGCTGCGCGAGGAGGGGTTGCTCGAGCGCACGATCATCTATGCCACGGATATCAACCCCCACTCCCTGGAAAAGGCCAAGCAGGGGATCTTTTCCCTGGAGAGCGTCCGTGCCTACACCCACAACTACCAGCAGGCCGGTGGGCAGCGTTCATTTGCCGACTACTACACGGCGGCCTACGATTACGCGATCTTCGACAAGACGCTGCGGGAAAACGTAACGTTCGCCGACCACAGCCTGGCGACTGACAGTGTGTTTTCGGAAACGCAATTGATTTCATGCCGTAACGTACTGATTTATTTCAATAAAAAGTTGCAGGATCGGGCATTTGGGCTGTTTCATGAGTCGCTGTGTCATCGCGGCTTCCTGGTGCTGGGCAGCAAGGAAACCCTGGATTTCTCTGCCTACAGCAAGCAGTTCGAACCCCTGGTCAAGCAAGAACGGATCTACCGCAAATCATGAATGAAGCTGCTGCCAGCCCGGCGCCTGTATCGGGTGTCCAAGCCATTGTCGTGGGGGCTTCCGCCGGTGGGGTCGAGGCTCTATTGAGCATTTTCGGTGCCTTGGTGCCAGGGTTCAGCCTGCCGATCATTGTCGTGCTGCACCTGCCGGATGAGCGCCGCAGCCAGTTGGCCGAGGTGTTCGGCCGACGCGTGGCAATGACGGTGGTGGAGGCGCGGGACAAGGAGATGATCCAGCCCGCTACCCTGTATTTTGCAGGGCCGGGCTATCACTTGTCGGTGGAGCACGACCTCAGCCTGTCCTTGAGCCAGGAAGAGCGCGTCCATCATTCCCGCCCGGCCATTGATTATCTGTTTGAGTCGGCCGCCGACGCCTATGGCCCGAATTTGCTGGCGATCCTGCTCACAGGCGCCAACCAGGACGGTGCGCGTGGCCTGGCCCATGTCAAGCAACGCGGCGGCATCACCGTGGTCCAGGATCCGGAGCAGGCCCGAGTGGCCGTGATGCCCAGGGCGGCCCTGGCGCTGCATACACCTGACCATATCCTTACCTTGAGCCGCATTGGCGATTTGCTGGCCTCCCTGGAATCTTCCCCATGCTGAGTACTATCCAGGCCAAACTGCTGATCGTCGACGATCTGCCGGAAAACCTGTTGGCCCTTGAGGCGCTGATCAAGCGCGAGGACCGCCAGGTCTACAAGGCACTGAGTGCCGACGAGGCGTTGTCGCTGTTGTTGGAGCACGAGTTCGCCATGGCGATTC from Pseudomonas fluorescens encodes the following:
- a CDS encoding CheR family methyltransferase, whose protein sequence is MDRSTDIELRLLIEAIYLKYSYDFRDYSGASVKRRVAHALRQFDCKTISALQERVLHDPTAFMQLLQFLTIPVSEMFRDPSHFLAIRREVVPLLKTYPSIKIWIAGCSTGEEVYSMAILLREEGLLERTIIYATDINPHSLEKAKQGIFSLESVRAYTHNYQQAGGQRSFADYYTAAYDYAIFDKTLRENVTFADHSLATDSVFSETQLISCRNVLIYFNKKLQDRAFGLFHESLCHRGFLVLGSKETLDFSAYSKQFEPLVKQERIYRKS
- a CDS encoding chemotaxis protein CheB, which translates into the protein MNEAAASPAPVSGVQAIVVGASAGGVEALLSIFGALVPGFSLPIIVVLHLPDERRSQLAEVFGRRVAMTVVEARDKEMIQPATLYFAGPGYHLSVEHDLSLSLSQEERVHHSRPAIDYLFESAADAYGPNLLAILLTGANQDGARGLAHVKQRGGITVVQDPEQARVAVMPRAALALHTPDHILTLSRIGDLLASLESSPC